The following proteins come from a genomic window of Aquimarina sp. MAR_2010_214:
- a CDS encoding AraC family transcriptional regulator, whose protein sequence is MEINYNIVSFIDTLGLIQGVILGLLLIIINRKKDKSTLFLGLFIIVYALNLLPVILEDLNIITYYLQYDLLPFDFTWLMFPLFYIYVQQVSILSKNKLSYWTLIPGVLEFIIGVFVFFQDNDSKMEIEESLWYNLILLGGVLFSFYIGFKTLNFIKKHTKELKDQYTSTKYKELRWARGFVGFGLLLTFITIASDFFDTGFYFDLTISTINVMLLYWISVRGILQQNVETLIPVENSEKTVDKSDKNNDSSTNSENTAKLLQEIKKYIQDEKVYTVPDLTIIDIAEKIGTHPKRISGVINSQLNQNFNTYINSFRVEKAKELLRSDIANSLSVEGIGNEVGFQSKSTFYDAFKKYTGTTPSRFKNSA, encoded by the coding sequence ATGGAAATAAATTATAATATTGTATCCTTTATAGATACTCTTGGGCTAATACAAGGTGTTATTCTCGGCTTGTTACTCATTATCATAAATAGAAAAAAGGATAAGTCTACTTTGTTTTTGGGCTTGTTTATAATTGTATATGCATTAAACTTACTTCCCGTCATTTTAGAAGATTTAAATATTATAACGTATTACCTTCAATATGATTTATTGCCTTTTGATTTTACCTGGTTGATGTTTCCTTTATTTTATATCTACGTTCAGCAGGTTTCAATACTTTCTAAAAACAAACTTAGTTACTGGACACTAATTCCTGGAGTATTAGAATTTATTATTGGAGTATTTGTGTTTTTTCAGGATAATGATTCGAAAATGGAAATAGAAGAATCACTTTGGTATAATCTTATACTTTTGGGAGGGGTTCTTTTTTCTTTTTATATAGGTTTTAAAACCTTAAATTTTATTAAAAAACATACTAAGGAGTTAAAAGATCAATATACTTCTACAAAATATAAAGAGCTACGTTGGGCAAGAGGATTTGTTGGTTTTGGACTTCTCCTTACTTTTATTACAATAGCTTCTGACTTTTTTGACACCGGTTTTTACTTTGATTTAACTATTTCTACCATTAATGTTATGTTATTGTATTGGATATCTGTACGAGGTATTCTTCAACAAAATGTAGAGACTTTAATTCCTGTTGAGAATAGTGAAAAAACTGTTGACAAAAGCGACAAAAACAATGATTCTTCAACAAATAGTGAAAACACAGCAAAGCTATTGCAAGAAATAAAGAAATATATTCAGGATGAAAAGGTATATACTGTACCCGATTTGACCATCATTGATATTGCAGAAAAAATAGGAACACACCCTAAACGTATTTCGGGTGTTATAAATTCTCAACTTAATCAAAATTTCAACACCTATATCAATAGTTTTAGAGTTGAAAAAGCAAAAGAGCTTTTAAGAAGTGATATTGCAAATAGTTTAAGTGTCGAAGGTATTGGTAATGAAGTAGGTTTTCAAAGTAAAAGCACATTTTATGATGCTTTTAAAAAATATACAGGTACTACTCCTTCTCGTTTTAAAAACAGTGCATAA
- a CDS encoding AraC family transcriptional regulator, whose protein sequence is MSKRFFSAKSLNVFELSLDKWEYPKHSHNFFELIFILKGTGQHVLNESVFEYTEGDIFLLTPKDEHEFRIRDHTDFGFIKFTEQLFIEKTELVSDLKWRKNLDAIVLHANSIPENIISNTTDRSHVFELFRIIKKEYITPSLYSRSILLELLGALLIIISRNLNKNAAIHTISEEEKVSDILTYIRQNVLDKDNIRIKEIAATFNMSPSYVSVFIKKHAGISIQQYVIQTKIKMAERLLKQTNLNISEIAQKTGFTDSSHFNKLFKKHTGKNPSEF, encoded by the coding sequence GTGTCAAAACGTTTTTTTAGTGCAAAATCTTTAAATGTATTTGAGCTGTCGCTTGATAAGTGGGAGTATCCAAAGCATTCTCATAATTTTTTCGAGTTAATTTTTATTCTGAAAGGAACTGGGCAACATGTTTTAAATGAAAGTGTTTTTGAATATACCGAAGGGGACATCTTCTTGTTGACCCCAAAAGATGAGCACGAATTTAGGATTAGAGATCATACAGACTTTGGTTTTATTAAATTCACAGAGCAGCTTTTTATAGAAAAAACAGAACTTGTTTCTGATTTAAAATGGCGAAAGAATTTAGATGCCATTGTATTACATGCCAATAGTATTCCCGAAAATATTATTTCTAATACTACAGACAGATCTCATGTGTTCGAATTGTTTCGAATTATTAAAAAAGAGTATATAACTCCCTCACTTTATAGCCGATCAATTTTATTAGAGCTATTAGGTGCATTATTAATTATAATATCAAGAAATCTTAATAAAAATGCTGCTATACATACTATTTCTGAAGAAGAAAAGGTGAGTGATATACTTACGTATATACGGCAGAATGTTTTAGATAAAGATAATATTAGAATAAAGGAAATTGCTGCAACATTTAATATGTCTCCTAGTTATGTAAGTGTATTTATTAAAAAACATGCGGGCATTTCTATACAACAATATGTGATTCAGACAAAAATCAAAATGGCAGAACGATTATTAAAACAAACAAATTTGAATATTTCTGAAATAGCTCAAAAAACAGGTTTTACAGACTCCAGTCATTTTAATAAACTATTTAAAAAACATACAGGTAAGAACCCGAGTGAATTTTAA
- a CDS encoding polysaccharide deacetylase family protein, producing MKLIKVFFLILSTSVCIVLFSSHTSEKEFIKTTAIENDSIADHFWPNDARLVISFSMQFETGGQPEGAESPFAAKPLPKGNPDLPAESWFRYGAKEGIYRMLDLWDKHNIKVSSHVVGAAAIKYPEVAKAIANRGHEIAAHGIAWNDQWGMTYEQELAFIKTGIDTVETITGQRGRGYNANWLRRSPNTLKVLQELDFLYHIDDLSHDEPFITEVRGKDFVVMPYTLRNNDIVNIEGKNWSPNQFLNQLKMEFDQLYDEAGSKRRMMSVSLHDRIGGAPSIVRVVDLFIQYAKKHKGVVFMRKDDIAKMIKDDPKTPRDNSELMYNK from the coding sequence ATGAAACTAATAAAAGTATTTTTTTTAATACTATCTACAAGCGTATGTATAGTTCTATTTTCTAGCCATACTTCAGAAAAAGAGTTTATAAAAACGACCGCAATAGAAAACGACAGCATAGCAGATCATTTCTGGCCAAATGATGCGCGACTGGTAATCTCGTTCTCAATGCAATTTGAAACTGGCGGACAGCCTGAGGGTGCAGAAAGTCCTTTTGCTGCAAAACCATTACCAAAAGGAAATCCAGATCTTCCTGCAGAAAGTTGGTTTCGTTATGGTGCCAAAGAGGGCATTTACAGAATGCTGGATTTGTGGGATAAACACAATATCAAAGTTAGTTCTCATGTAGTTGGTGCTGCTGCTATCAAATATCCCGAAGTTGCCAAAGCTATAGCAAATCGTGGTCATGAAATTGCTGCACACGGTATCGCCTGGAACGATCAATGGGGTATGACTTATGAACAGGAATTAGCATTTATAAAAACCGGTATTGACACAGTTGAAACCATTACCGGACAACGCGGTAGAGGCTATAATGCCAATTGGTTACGACGTAGTCCCAACACATTAAAGGTTCTACAAGAACTTGATTTCTTATATCATATAGATGATTTAAGTCATGACGAACCATTTATCACAGAGGTTAGGGGAAAGGATTTTGTAGTCATGCCGTATACACTTCGTAATAATGATATCGTAAATATTGAAGGCAAAAATTGGTCTCCTAATCAGTTTTTAAATCAATTAAAAATGGAGTTTGATCAATTATATGATGAAGCGGGAAGTAAAAGAAGAATGATGTCTGTGAGTTTACACGATAGAATTGGTGGAGCACCATCAATTGTTCGTGTAGTAGATCTATTCATACAGTATGCTAAGAAGCATAAAGGCGTTGTATTTATGCGTAAAGATGATATCGCAAAAATGATAAAAGATGACCCAAAAACGCCAAGAGATAATTCTGAATTAATGTATAACAAATGA
- a CDS encoding MauE/DoxX family redox-associated membrane protein — MKSTTSKNHAYFLLRLAMGINLLAHGLVRIPKIKTFSNWMVNLYKETILPEIFISPFAKILPFVELTIGVFLVFGLYTYRTCLASGILMTILIFGSCLAEQWEWVGFQMIYVLFFYLLISTSQNNHFSIDNLLQNKS; from the coding sequence ATGAAAAGTACAACTTCAAAAAACCATGCCTATTTTCTACTACGATTAGCAATGGGCATCAATCTTCTAGCACATGGATTAGTGAGGATTCCAAAAATAAAAACCTTTAGCAACTGGATGGTAAACCTTTATAAAGAAACAATACTACCCGAAATATTTATTTCTCCTTTTGCAAAAATATTACCCTTTGTAGAACTTACTATTGGTGTATTCCTTGTTTTTGGATTGTATACTTATCGTACCTGTCTCGCCAGTGGAATACTAATGACTATTCTGATCTTTGGTTCTTGTTTAGCCGAACAATGGGAATGGGTTGGATTTCAAATGATCTACGTACTGTTCTTTTACCTTTTGATTAGTACATCGCAAAACAATCATTTTTCAATTGATAATCTCTTACAAAATAAATCATGA
- a CDS encoding alkene reductase has product MKTTLYTKYKMNELSLKNRFLMAPMTRSRAEEPGNEPNALMAKYYQQRASAGIIISEATQISVQGMGYAKTPGIYSQKQIEGWKLVTDAVHKNGSKIFLQLWHVGRVSSSKVNGLQPIAPSAEIAKDTQVYIFDGAPNGDATFVPVEKPREMTKGDITQVIEEFRIGAKNAIEAGFDGVEIHGANGYLIDQFLRSNSNHRTDEYGGTKENRIRILKEITQAVADEIGVDKTGVRLSPFISFKDMNDPEILETIMIAAKTLNKIGVTYIHLCEADWDDAPTIPEDFRIKLRANFTHTIIATGNKTPKEANDLLDKKLVDLVGFGRKFLTNPDYPKRVQLNAIMNDISDPHTLFGGGDARGYTDYPFLEV; this is encoded by the coding sequence ATGAAAACTACACTATATACAAAATACAAAATGAATGAGCTTTCATTAAAAAATCGCTTTTTAATGGCACCCATGACACGCTCCAGGGCAGAAGAACCTGGAAACGAACCTAATGCCTTAATGGCAAAATATTATCAACAAAGAGCTTCTGCCGGGATTATTATTAGTGAGGCTACTCAAATTTCTGTACAAGGAATGGGTTATGCAAAAACTCCTGGAATCTATTCTCAGAAACAAATCGAAGGTTGGAAACTCGTTACCGACGCAGTGCATAAAAACGGAAGTAAAATCTTTTTACAACTATGGCATGTAGGACGTGTAAGCTCTTCGAAAGTAAATGGCTTGCAACCTATTGCTCCTTCTGCAGAAATAGCAAAAGATACACAAGTATATATTTTTGATGGTGCTCCTAATGGTGATGCTACATTTGTTCCTGTCGAAAAGCCTCGAGAAATGACCAAAGGTGATATTACCCAGGTTATCGAAGAATTTAGAATAGGAGCAAAGAATGCTATCGAAGCTGGCTTTGATGGGGTAGAAATTCATGGGGCAAATGGGTATCTAATTGATCAGTTTTTGCGAAGTAATAGCAATCATAGAACAGATGAATATGGCGGAACCAAAGAAAACAGAATTCGTATTCTTAAAGAAATTACTCAAGCTGTGGCAGATGAAATAGGTGTTGATAAAACAGGAGTGAGATTATCCCCTTTTATAAGCTTTAAGGACATGAATGATCCCGAAATTTTAGAAACCATTATGATCGCTGCCAAAACATTAAACAAAATAGGAGTAACCTATATTCATTTATGCGAAGCCGATTGGGATGATGCTCCCACAATTCCAGAAGATTTCAGAATTAAATTGAGAGCTAATTTTACACATACAATTATAGCTACAGGAAATAAAACCCCCAAAGAAGCTAACGATCTATTAGACAAAAAATTAGTTGATCTTGTGGGGTTTGGAAGAAAATTCCTAACCAATCCTGATTATCCTAAACGAGTACAACTAAATGCTATAATGAACGACATTTCTGACCCCCATACTCTTTTTGGCGGTGGTGACGCAAGAGGTTATACCGATTATCCATTTCTAGAAGTATAA
- a CDS encoding cation diffusion facilitator family transporter: MGHDHSHDHAGKNLKIAFFLNLGFTILEIIGGFYVNSIAIISDAIHDLGDSLSLGTAWYLEGKSKKEADAKFSFGYRRFSLLGALINSIILILGSIYVIYEAIGRLLEPEHSDARGMIVFALLGIAVNGYAAWKVSGGKSLNEKVISWHLIEDVLGWVAVLFAAIAIYFTDVQYLDPALSLLITLYILYNVIKRLKETLFVFLQGIPKGINIEEIKSEILQMPHVDSIHHLHVWSLEGEHHVFTAHVKLKGITQIDQIISVKSEIKKTLMVYHFSHCTIEIELDGEVCKLTE, encoded by the coding sequence ATGGGACACGACCACTCACATGACCATGCAGGAAAGAATTTGAAAATTGCATTTTTTCTGAATTTAGGATTTACCATTTTAGAGATTATAGGTGGGTTTTATGTAAATAGCATCGCTATTATTTCTGATGCCATTCATGATTTAGGAGATTCACTTTCTTTGGGTACAGCATGGTATCTCGAAGGGAAATCGAAAAAAGAAGCCGATGCCAAATTCTCATTTGGTTACAGACGTTTCTCTCTCTTAGGAGCATTGATTAACAGTATTATCTTGATTTTAGGATCCATTTATGTGATTTATGAAGCCATAGGCAGGTTATTAGAACCCGAACATTCTGATGCTCGGGGGATGATTGTTTTTGCTCTTCTGGGAATAGCAGTCAATGGTTATGCTGCATGGAAAGTAAGTGGTGGGAAATCATTGAATGAGAAAGTGATTTCCTGGCACTTAATAGAAGATGTATTGGGGTGGGTTGCTGTGCTCTTTGCAGCTATTGCTATATATTTTACAGATGTTCAGTACCTTGACCCTGCTCTTTCTCTTTTAATAACACTCTATATTCTATATAATGTTATTAAGCGATTAAAAGAAACATTATTCGTATTTCTACAAGGAATCCCAAAGGGTATTAATATAGAAGAAATAAAATCAGAAATACTGCAAATGCCACATGTTGATTCTATACATCACCTACATGTTTGGTCACTAGAGGGAGAACATCATGTTTTTACGGCGCATGTTAAGCTAAAAGGTATTACGCAAATAGACCAGATTATTAGTGTAAAATCAGAGATTAAAAAAACCTTGATGGTGTATCATTTTAGTCATTGTACTATTGAAATAGAATTAGATGGTGAGGTGTGTAAGTTAACAGAGTAA
- a CDS encoding DUF3703 domain-containing protein, which yields MKFNITIPPKLKIEYDKELSLYKIALSNKNLPKAWNHLERCHILGQSYPREHSYTHYLMLKYGILTKNNREIFGQVIRLIVGGWKSFINRVPIGNTGGINVPPLKTIPIPHDLKMRLESYQK from the coding sequence ATGAAGTTTAATATAACAATACCGCCAAAGCTTAAAATTGAATATGATAAAGAATTGTCGCTTTATAAAATAGCATTATCCAATAAAAATTTACCAAAGGCTTGGAATCATTTAGAGCGCTGCCATATTTTGGGACAATCATATCCCAGAGAGCATTCGTATACACATTATTTAATGCTCAAATATGGTATTCTTACCAAAAACAACCGTGAAATTTTTGGACAAGTTATTCGTTTAATTGTAGGTGGGTGGAAATCATTTATCAATAGGGTTCCTATTGGTAATACCGGAGGCATAAATGTACCACCGCTTAAAACAATACCTATACCTCATGATTTGAAAATGAGATTAGAATCATACCAAAAATAA
- a CDS encoding Fur family transcriptional regulator, with translation MNTIESFLESKKVRPTAMRLLVYKYMTQSNVAKTLGDIENAFAKADRTTLYRTLKTFEEKGIVHQVDDGTGTIKYALCEAGCNCDIDRDLHLHFHCSNCRETICLTEHKIPQINLPDGYVAEDMNLVVKGMCEHCSGQ, from the coding sequence ATGAATACTATTGAAAGTTTTTTGGAATCAAAGAAAGTACGCCCAACAGCGATGCGATTGCTGGTCTATAAATATATGACTCAAAGTAATGTAGCTAAAACACTTGGAGATATTGAAAATGCTTTTGCAAAAGCAGATAGAACAACACTGTATAGAACCTTAAAGACATTTGAAGAAAAAGGGATTGTACACCAGGTAGATGATGGAACGGGCACTATAAAATATGCACTTTGCGAAGCGGGTTGTAATTGTGATATTGATAGAGATTTGCATTTACATTTTCATTGTAGTAATTGTAGAGAAACGATATGTCTTACAGAACATAAAATTCCTCAAATCAATTTACCAGATGGATATGTAGCCGAAGATATGAATTTGGTGGTAAAAGGTATGTGTGAGCATTGTAGTGGGCAATAA